One window of Cohnella hashimotonis genomic DNA carries:
- the polA gene encoding DNA polymerase I, with amino-acid sequence MAKRWKTGQGEGGRDKLLLIDGNSIVFRAFYAMPPLTNAAGLQTNAVFGFTTMLLKVLEEERPTHLIVAFDAGKTVFRHEGFVEYKGGRQKTPPELSEQFPLLKELLDAFSIARYEIPGYEADDIIGTLTQQAEQAGIEAVVVSGDKDMLQLASERTSVLLTRKGVSETERYTPAAIGDKYGLAPLQIIDLKGLMGDASDNIPGIPGVGEKTALKLLAEYGSVEQVLAHAGEIKGKLGENVRSNMESAKMSKELATIMREIPLERNWDQLAWEGAEEPALLAALRNLEFKSLIERLALSEGEADAASAAEAAAAYETVRVNDVADWSALAEALPHADSFILDASGDNPHMSEGIGIAVAAGAKVYALPFEALLKAPEAAPLRDWLADPGAPKTGYDLHRAELVLARHGLELRGQAFDCSLAAYLLDPTDADPSLVGLLAKAGLPGIASDEAAYGKGAKFRVPEPGALAAHLASKADAVRRLASRQASELDEAGMKPLFYELEQPLAIILADMEKQGIVVQAEALEELGKDFQARIGQIVTEIYRIAGFEFNIGSTRQLGEVLFDKLGLPVVKKTKTGYSTDAEVLEKLEPYHEIVRLILHYRQLAKLQSTYIEGLLKEIRPEDGKIHTYYRQTIAATGRLSSQYPNLQNIPIRMEEGRQIRKAFVPSEPGWQILAADYSQIELRVLAHISGDEGLKEAFRLEMDVHTKTAMDVFGVSAEQVDGNMRRSAKAVNFGIVYGISDYGLSQNLGITRKEAASFIEQYFAAFPGVRRYMDDIVAQAKQDGYVKTMLERRRYLPDIRSSNFNLRSFAERTAMNTPIQGTAADIIKLAMVRMAEALRDKGLKSRMLLQVHDELVFEVPPEELDRMKKLVPEVMASALPLDVPLKAEVSAGVNWYEAK; translated from the coding sequence ATGGCTAAACGATGGAAAACCGGACAAGGCGAAGGCGGGCGGGACAAGCTGCTATTGATTGACGGCAACAGTATCGTATTTCGGGCGTTTTATGCGATGCCCCCGTTGACGAATGCTGCCGGCTTGCAGACGAACGCGGTATTCGGCTTCACGACGATGCTGCTCAAGGTACTTGAGGAGGAGCGTCCGACGCATCTGATCGTGGCGTTCGACGCGGGCAAGACGGTGTTCCGCCACGAGGGCTTTGTCGAATATAAAGGCGGCCGCCAGAAGACGCCGCCGGAGCTGTCCGAGCAATTTCCGCTGCTCAAGGAATTGCTGGACGCGTTCTCGATCGCAAGGTACGAGATTCCCGGCTACGAGGCGGACGACATCATCGGAACGCTGACGCAGCAGGCCGAGCAAGCGGGCATCGAGGCGGTCGTCGTTTCGGGAGACAAGGACATGCTGCAACTGGCGTCCGAACGGACGAGCGTGCTCCTCACGCGCAAGGGCGTGAGTGAGACGGAGCGCTATACGCCTGCGGCGATCGGAGACAAATACGGTCTGGCGCCGCTTCAGATCATCGACCTGAAGGGACTCATGGGAGACGCTTCGGACAATATTCCGGGCATTCCCGGGGTCGGAGAGAAGACCGCGCTCAAGCTGCTCGCGGAGTACGGCAGCGTCGAACAGGTGCTGGCGCATGCCGGAGAAATCAAGGGCAAGCTCGGAGAGAACGTGCGCAGCAATATGGAATCGGCGAAAATGAGCAAGGAGCTCGCGACCATCATGCGCGAGATCCCTCTTGAGCGGAACTGGGACCAGCTCGCCTGGGAGGGCGCCGAGGAACCGGCGCTGCTCGCGGCGTTGCGCAACCTTGAGTTCAAATCGCTCATCGAGCGGCTCGCGCTCAGCGAGGGCGAAGCGGACGCGGCGTCCGCCGCCGAAGCCGCTGCCGCCTACGAGACGGTGCGCGTGAACGATGTCGCGGACTGGTCCGCGCTCGCGGAGGCGCTCCCGCACGCCGACAGCTTCATTCTGGATGCGAGCGGCGACAACCCGCATATGAGCGAAGGCATCGGCATCGCGGTCGCCGCCGGCGCGAAGGTATACGCGCTGCCGTTCGAGGCGCTGCTGAAGGCGCCGGAGGCCGCGCCGCTGAGAGACTGGCTCGCCGACCCAGGAGCGCCGAAGACCGGCTACGACCTGCACCGCGCGGAGCTCGTGCTGGCACGCCACGGCCTCGAGCTGCGCGGCCAGGCGTTCGACTGCTCGCTCGCGGCGTATCTGCTCGACCCGACGGACGCGGATCCATCACTTGTCGGGTTGCTCGCGAAGGCCGGGCTTCCGGGCATCGCTTCCGACGAAGCGGCTTACGGCAAGGGCGCGAAGTTTCGGGTGCCGGAGCCCGGGGCGCTGGCCGCCCATTTGGCGTCCAAGGCGGATGCCGTCCGGCGTCTTGCGTCGCGTCAGGCGTCCGAGCTTGACGAGGCGGGGATGAAGCCGCTGTTTTACGAGCTCGAGCAGCCGCTCGCAATCATTCTTGCCGACATGGAAAAGCAGGGGATTGTCGTGCAGGCCGAGGCGCTTGAGGAGCTGGGCAAGGACTTCCAGGCTCGGATTGGCCAGATCGTGACCGAAATCTACCGGATCGCGGGCTTCGAATTCAACATCGGCTCGACCAGGCAGCTCGGCGAGGTGCTCTTCGACAAGCTCGGCCTGCCCGTAGTCAAGAAGACCAAGACCGGCTACTCGACGGACGCCGAGGTGCTGGAGAAGCTGGAGCCGTATCACGAGATCGTACGCCTTATTCTGCACTACCGTCAGCTTGCCAAGCTGCAGTCGACCTATATCGAAGGATTGCTTAAGGAAATTCGTCCGGAGGACGGCAAGATCCACACCTATTACCGGCAGACGATCGCGGCGACGGGCCGGCTTAGCAGCCAGTACCCCAACCTGCAGAACATCCCGATCCGCATGGAGGAGGGGCGCCAGATCCGCAAGGCGTTCGTGCCGTCCGAGCCGGGCTGGCAGATTCTCGCCGCCGACTACTCGCAGATCGAGCTGCGCGTGCTGGCGCACATCTCGGGCGACGAGGGACTGAAGGAAGCGTTTCGCCTGGAAATGGACGTTCATACGAAGACGGCGATGGACGTGTTCGGCGTCAGCGCGGAGCAGGTGGACGGCAACATGCGGCGCAGCGCCAAAGCCGTCAACTTCGGCATCGTTTACGGGATCAGCGACTATGGCCTGTCCCAGAACCTCGGCATTACGCGGAAGGAAGCGGCATCCTTTATCGAGCAGTACTTTGCAGCTTTCCCTGGCGTACGCCGGTACATGGACGACATCGTGGCGCAGGCCAAGCAGGACGGCTACGTCAAGACGATGCTCGAGCGGCGCCGTTATCTTCCGGACATCCGCTCTTCGAACTTTAACCTGCGTTCGTTCGCGGAGCGTACGGCCATGAATACGCCGATCCAGGGCACGGCTGCTGATATTATCAAGCTTGCCATGGTGCGCATGGCAGAAGCCCTCAGAGACAAGGGACTCAAGAGCCGAATGCTTCTGCAGGTGCATGACGAACTCGTATTCGAGGTGCCGCCGGAGGAACTGGATAGGATGAAGAAGCTCGTGCCGGAAGTAATGGCTTCCGCGCTGCCGCTCGACGTGCCGCTGAAGGCTGAGGTTAGCGCAGGCGTCAACTGGTACGAGGCGAAGTAA
- the pstB gene encoding phosphate ABC transporter ATP-binding protein PstB — MPAPAAPVEKPKTAPSEPEASGTARTQAAPPPAFYTKDLSVFYGEKQAIKQVSMAFPDRQVVALIGPSGCGKSTFLRSLNRMNDLIPGASIKGEIWIGGQNICDPHTDVVRLRQKIGMVWQRPNPFHKSIYENVAFGPRYHGVKNKAALDQLVEECLRKTALWDEVKDRLHQSGLALSGGQQQRLCIARSIAVKPDILLMDEPASALDPVSTAKVEELIAELKQDYTIVIVTHNMHQAARVSDKTAFFFLGDLVEYDETNKIFTNPTRKSTDDYISGRFG; from the coding sequence ATTCCCGCGCCGGCCGCGCCTGTCGAGAAACCGAAGACAGCGCCGTCCGAGCCCGAAGCGAGCGGGACCGCCCGGACGCAAGCCGCGCCGCCGCCCGCTTTTTATACGAAAGACCTGTCGGTCTTCTATGGCGAAAAGCAGGCGATCAAGCAAGTCAGCATGGCATTCCCCGACCGCCAGGTCGTCGCGCTGATCGGCCCGTCGGGCTGCGGCAAGTCGACGTTCCTGCGTTCACTCAACCGGATGAACGACCTGATCCCCGGCGCTTCGATCAAGGGCGAGATCTGGATCGGCGGCCAAAACATTTGCGATCCGCATACGGATGTCGTGCGTCTGCGCCAGAAGATCGGGATGGTGTGGCAGCGCCCGAATCCGTTTCACAAATCGATCTATGAAAATGTCGCCTTCGGCCCTCGCTATCACGGCGTGAAGAACAAGGCGGCGCTCGATCAGCTCGTCGAGGAATGCCTGCGCAAAACGGCGCTGTGGGACGAGGTCAAGGACCGGCTGCATCAATCGGGCCTCGCCTTGTCGGGCGGCCAGCAGCAGCGTCTGTGCATCGCGCGCTCGATTGCGGTCAAGCCGGACATCCTTCTCATGGACGAACCGGCTTCGGCCCTCGATCCCGTGTCGACCGCCAAGGTCGAGGAGCTGATCGCCGAGCTGAAGCAGGACTACACGATCGTCATCGTCACGCACAACATGCATCAGGCTGCGCGGGTGTCCGACAAGACGGCATTCTTCTTCCTCGGCGATCTGGTCGAGTACGACGAGACGAACAAGATCTTTACCAATCCGACGCGTAAGTCGACGGACGACTACATCTCCGGGCGCTTCGGCTGA
- a CDS encoding acyltransferase, whose protein sequence is MTQARRYIPEINLLRAMAILAVVMIHATSNALVQLQTSSSFYGLYVFLHEFAVFAVPAFIFISGFVLTYNYVGKPLNGGTIAVFYRKRIWNAVLPYAIFSLLYFLLKAKFAPTADSATKFLGQLLTGQAYGHLYFMFVIIQYYILFPILLLALRSGWVRRHIWWIGIVLQFGYYYLNREYIVHQTGWPDVLHRTGSLFISYFGVFTVAMWIAIHYERILSWFAARPAARRLSALLAYALWLASGFYFVYLRYQGLVHKDWADGQVFTYTQFVFNIASAIALFLLSNLILRRPKALLARLLGNIGICSFGIYFVHPAVLYYYRDMPVPGNGMLFHVYYVCEYLAALLVAWGITWAIQRNFRWAWILFGTSSVPKKKPSASQ, encoded by the coding sequence TTGACCCAAGCGAGACGCTACATCCCGGAGATCAACTTATTGCGCGCGATGGCGATACTGGCCGTCGTTATGATCCACGCCACGAGCAATGCTCTAGTTCAGCTGCAGACGTCCTCTTCCTTTTACGGATTGTATGTGTTCCTGCACGAGTTCGCCGTCTTCGCCGTGCCGGCGTTTATCTTCATCAGCGGTTTCGTGCTTACGTACAATTACGTCGGCAAGCCCTTGAACGGCGGCACGATCGCCGTCTTTTACCGCAAGCGCATCTGGAACGCCGTGCTCCCGTACGCGATCTTCAGCCTGCTTTATTTTCTGCTCAAAGCCAAATTCGCGCCGACCGCCGATTCGGCAACCAAATTCCTGGGGCAGCTGCTTACCGGACAGGCATACGGCCACTTGTACTTTATGTTCGTCATCATCCAGTACTACATCCTGTTCCCCATTTTGCTGCTCGCGCTGCGCAGCGGCTGGGTCCGCCGCCATATCTGGTGGATCGGCATCGTGCTTCAATTTGGCTACTACTACCTGAACCGCGAATACATCGTCCATCAGACCGGATGGCCCGACGTCCTGCATCGTACCGGAAGCCTGTTCATCTCCTACTTCGGCGTCTTTACGGTCGCCATGTGGATCGCTATCCACTACGAGCGGATTCTGTCCTGGTTCGCGGCGCGTCCCGCCGCTCGCCGGCTGTCCGCGCTGCTGGCATACGCGCTGTGGCTCGCGTCCGGCTTTTACTTCGTCTACTTGCGTTATCAAGGCCTCGTGCACAAGGACTGGGCAGACGGACAGGTTTTCACCTATACGCAATTCGTGTTCAACATCGCGTCCGCAATCGCACTTTTCCTGCTCTCCAACTTGATCTTGCGCCGACCGAAGGCGCTTTTGGCCAGGCTGCTGGGCAATATCGGCATTTGCTCCTTCGGGATCTACTTTGTTCACCCCGCCGTGCTTTACTATTACCGCGACATGCCGGTTCCGGGCAACGGCATGCTGTTCCACGTTTATTACGTCTGCGAATATCTCGCGGCGCTGCTTGTCGCTTGGGGAATCACCTGGGCGATTCAGCGCAATTTCCGGTGGGCCTGGATTCTGTTCGGCACCTCGTCGGTGCCTAAAAAGAAGCCGTCCGCATCTCAATAA
- the pstC gene encoding phosphate ABC transporter permease subunit PstC: MTQTRQAADAIANDGRGKFPKHKLEELRGRGYVMFCVLLLIVIIFSIVYFIASRGLTPFASQGVSVGEMIGGLKWSPEADTPRFGALPFLFGSFATSLLAAIIAAPLGICAAIFMTEMMPKVGKNILQPAIELLAGVPSVVYGFVGLSVIVPFLRDVFPGQGVGILAGGIVLSVMILPTITTVATDALRSLPAGLKEGSYALGATRWQTISRLVIPTTLPSLMTGIVLGIARAFGEALAVQMVIGNAPHIPHSLTQSAATLTSIITLSMGNTTSGSLHNNALWSLALILLIMTFLFVFVVRLLERRVKHA; encoded by the coding sequence ATGACCCAAACCCGCCAAGCGGCGGACGCCATCGCGAACGACGGACGCGGCAAATTTCCGAAGCACAAGCTTGAGGAGCTCCGCGGCAGAGGTTACGTAATGTTTTGCGTGCTGCTGCTGATCGTCATCATTTTTTCGATCGTCTACTTCATCGCTTCGAGAGGCTTGACGCCGTTCGCGAGCCAGGGCGTAAGCGTCGGCGAGATGATCGGCGGCCTGAAATGGTCGCCGGAAGCGGACACGCCGCGCTTCGGCGCGCTGCCGTTTCTGTTCGGCTCATTCGCAACTTCGCTGCTCGCCGCCATTATTGCCGCGCCGCTCGGCATTTGCGCCGCGATCTTCATGACCGAAATGATGCCCAAAGTCGGCAAAAATATTTTGCAGCCCGCGATCGAGCTGCTTGCCGGCGTTCCGTCGGTCGTTTACGGCTTCGTCGGCTTGAGCGTCATCGTGCCGTTTCTGCGGGATGTCTTTCCCGGCCAAGGTGTCGGCATTCTGGCCGGCGGAATCGTATTATCCGTCATGATTCTGCCTACGATTACGACCGTCGCGACGGACGCGCTGCGCAGCTTGCCTGCCGGACTTAAGGAAGGCTCTTATGCGCTTGGCGCCACCCGCTGGCAGACGATCTCGCGGCTTGTCATTCCGACGACGCTGCCGTCGCTCATGACCGGCATCGTACTGGGCATCGCTCGCGCATTCGGCGAAGCGCTCGCCGTGCAGATGGTTATCGGCAATGCGCCGCACATTCCGCATTCGCTGACGCAATCCGCCGCGACGCTGACCAGCATCATCACGCTGTCGATGGGCAACACGACGAGCGGCTCGCTGCACAACAACGCATTGTGGAGCCTCGCCCTCATTTTGCTGATCATGACCTTCTTGTTCGTATTCGTCGTCCGACTGCTGGAGAGGAGAGTGAAGCACGCATGA
- a CDS encoding copper amine oxidase N-terminal domain-containing protein, producing MNWKLERQRLIKWITAAALLVTLLAPTATHVATAAGPSDNVLTLTLNKAQVSVNGTTYASPQPALIVKGVTYAPISMLAARFGYKIAYNAASKSYTISTDGNAVEFKTGSTSFWQNGAKVASSGKTYIYNGSLMVPLRDWVKATGSKLSAAPGTVSLTWSVAPTADFKVDQDVIYAGQTQVTYTSLSKNANKIWSESWDGNLSVFPEPGTYVITRSVQDMAGNWLDPYAVSITVLPPNQPPVAQFTTDKDTYMIGEPITYTDQSYDEENAIVSTEWSNNKRGFFVSGPQTISLRVTDKHGSISDFSKTITISTDVMYTEAEFNERFTLVGDKYPVVGADILKIPTVPYTFYNTNRALIASDSPEDLTGPGVLYRDTLAGDLRLFLYHQNLGSEPLKIYLAATNESATESASIDLGAWGSAGPETFGAYTGKMAAIRYLDARDSQTTSTTWLAPGATKLIVPELNQKALSKGQTFSAYADLSSSTNVKYTLFAVKSGADPLSTLPTLGVMKRDGKHIRGTFQGADREVVIQETLGDTAKRIVFGDHSIDPALDGIDQLNGQPENNWGNFGVVYHMTVQVKANTLISLNARGGIYTGAFLVNGVKVPVTNTSILENPNVATPVYRTGQYNETVEISYLTALGSNLPITLMFIPLK from the coding sequence ATGAATTGGAAGCTCGAAAGACAACGCTTGATCAAATGGATCACCGCCGCCGCGCTGCTCGTCACGCTGCTTGCGCCGACGGCCACGCATGTAGCCACAGCCGCCGGCCCCAGCGACAACGTTCTTACCTTGACCCTGAACAAAGCGCAAGTATCGGTCAACGGCACGACTTACGCTTCTCCGCAGCCTGCACTTATCGTCAAAGGCGTCACCTATGCGCCGATCTCCATGCTTGCCGCCCGATTCGGCTATAAAATTGCTTACAATGCCGCCTCCAAGTCCTATACGATTTCCACCGACGGCAATGCGGTCGAATTCAAGACCGGGAGCACTTCTTTTTGGCAGAACGGAGCGAAGGTCGCTTCCTCCGGCAAAACTTATATCTACAATGGCAGCCTGATGGTACCGCTTCGCGATTGGGTCAAGGCGACCGGCTCCAAGCTGTCGGCCGCGCCCGGCACCGTATCCCTGACCTGGAGCGTTGCGCCGACCGCGGACTTCAAGGTGGATCAGGACGTGATCTACGCGGGCCAGACGCAGGTCACTTACACAAGCCTTTCCAAAAACGCGAACAAGATCTGGTCCGAGAGCTGGGACGGCAACTTGAGCGTGTTCCCTGAGCCCGGTACATACGTGATCACCCGCAGTGTGCAGGACATGGCCGGCAATTGGCTCGATCCGTACGCCGTCTCGATTACCGTACTGCCTCCGAACCAGCCGCCTGTCGCTCAATTTACGACGGACAAGGACACGTATATGATCGGCGAACCGATCACTTATACGGACCAGTCGTACGATGAAGAGAACGCGATCGTATCAACCGAATGGTCGAACAACAAGCGCGGCTTTTTCGTATCCGGTCCACAGACGATCTCGCTCCGCGTCACCGACAAGCACGGCAGCATTTCGGACTTCTCCAAGACGATTACGATTTCGACGGACGTTATGTACACCGAAGCCGAATTCAACGAACGCTTCACGCTTGTCGGAGACAAATATCCGGTCGTCGGCGCGGACATTCTCAAGATTCCGACGGTGCCTTATACGTTCTATAACACGAACCGCGCGCTCATCGCTTCAGACAGCCCCGAGGATCTGACCGGTCCCGGCGTCCTGTACCGCGACACCCTGGCCGGGGACCTTCGTCTGTTCCTGTACCATCAGAACCTGGGTTCCGAGCCGCTCAAGATCTATCTTGCCGCAACCAACGAGAGCGCGACCGAATCCGCATCGATCGATCTCGGTGCCTGGGGCAGCGCGGGGCCGGAGACGTTCGGCGCTTATACGGGCAAGATGGCGGCGATCCGCTACCTGGATGCCCGCGACTCGCAGACGACCTCTACGACGTGGCTGGCGCCGGGCGCGACCAAGCTGATCGTGCCCGAGCTGAATCAGAAGGCATTGTCCAAAGGCCAAACTTTCTCCGCTTATGCGGACCTAAGTTCGTCAACCAACGTCAAGTACACGCTGTTCGCCGTGAAGAGCGGCGCCGATCCGCTGTCCACGCTGCCGACGCTCGGCGTCATGAAGCGTGACGGCAAGCACATCCGCGGCACGTTCCAGGGCGCGGACCGCGAGGTCGTCATCCAAGAGACGCTTGGCGACACGGCGAAGCGCATCGTGTTCGGCGACCACAGCATCGATCCGGCGCTCGACGGCATCGACCAGCTGAACGGCCAGCCCGAGAACAACTGGGGCAACTTCGGCGTCGTCTACCACATGACGGTGCAGGTCAAAGCGAACACGCTCATCTCGCTTAACGCGCGGGGCGGCATCTACACCGGCGCCTTCCTCGTCAACGGCGTGAAGGTCCCCGTCACCAACACGAGTATCCTGGAAAACCCGAACGTCGCAACGCCGGTCTACCGTACCGGACAGTACAACGAGACGGTCGAGATTTCCTACCTGACGGCGCTCGGCTCCAATCTGCCGATCACGCTCATGTTTATTCCGCTGAAATAA
- the pstB gene encoding phosphate ABC transporter ATP-binding protein PstB, whose amino-acid sequence MIETKQLQLYYGKFHALKSVDLTIPEKSITAFIGPSGCGKSTLLRTLNRMNDTIPGVRIEGEVVIQDRNIYDGQTEVEFLRKRVGMVFQQPNPFPKSIYDNVAYGPRLHGVTKKYELDAIVEKSLRSASLWPEVKDVLKKSAWGLSGGQQQRLCIARALAIEPDILLMDESTSALDPISTTKIEELTRELKKSYTIVMVTHNMHQAARISDRTVFFLNGEVVESAETEQLFRAPRDQRTEDYISGRFG is encoded by the coding sequence ATCATCGAGACCAAGCAGCTGCAATTGTACTACGGAAAGTTCCATGCGCTTAAAAGCGTAGACCTGACCATTCCGGAGAAAAGCATCACTGCGTTCATCGGGCCTTCGGGCTGCGGCAAGTCGACGCTGCTGCGGACGCTCAATCGGATGAACGACACGATTCCGGGCGTGCGCATCGAAGGAGAAGTGGTCATCCAGGACCGCAATATTTACGATGGACAGACGGAGGTCGAGTTTCTCCGGAAGCGGGTCGGCATGGTGTTCCAGCAGCCGAATCCTTTTCCCAAGTCGATCTACGACAACGTTGCCTACGGCCCGCGCCTGCACGGCGTCACCAAGAAGTACGAGCTGGATGCGATCGTGGAGAAGAGCTTGCGCTCGGCATCGCTATGGCCGGAAGTCAAGGACGTGCTGAAAAAGTCTGCCTGGGGACTGTCGGGCGGTCAGCAGCAGCGTCTGTGCATCGCCCGGGCGCTGGCGATCGAGCCCGACATCCTGCTCATGGACGAATCGACATCGGCGCTCGATCCGATCTCGACGACGAAGATCGAGGAGCTCACGCGGGAGCTGAAAAAGAGTTATACGATCGTCATGGTCACGCATAACATGCACCAAGCAGCCAGAATCTCGGACCGGACGGTGTTTTTCCTGAACGGAGAGGTAGTGGAGTCCGCGGAGACGGAGCAGTTGTTTCGGGCGCCGCGCGATCAAAGGACGGAGGACTATATCTCCGGAAGATTCGGCTAA
- the pstA gene encoding phosphate ABC transporter permease PstA encodes MKAKSVDRIMTGVIVGIGFLIIALLAALLGYLLIRGVGHISWHFLTSAPESIRAGGGIGPQLFNSLFLLVLTMIITVPLGLGAGIYMSEYAKQNRLTAFIRLIVEVLSSFPSIVVGLFGLLVIVNRFGLGLSLMSGALALTVFNLPLMVRITEQALRAVPREQKEAGLALGLSRWRTITTVMLPISLPAIVTGTILAAGRVFGEAAALLFTAGMSSPRLDFTDWNPLHHTSPLNPFRPAETLAVHIWKVNSEGLAPDAAQIAAGASAVLVITVLLFNLGARWFGRALYRKLTAGR; translated from the coding sequence ATGAAGGCCAAGTCCGTAGACCGCATCATGACCGGCGTCATCGTCGGCATCGGCTTTTTGATCATTGCGCTGCTCGCCGCGCTGCTCGGCTATCTCCTCATTCGCGGCGTCGGCCATATCAGCTGGCACTTCCTCACCTCCGCGCCCGAATCGATCCGCGCGGGCGGCGGCATCGGTCCGCAGCTGTTCAACTCGCTGTTCCTGCTTGTGCTCACGATGATCATTACCGTGCCGCTCGGCCTCGGCGCCGGCATCTACATGAGCGAATACGCCAAACAAAACCGGCTGACCGCGTTCATCCGCCTGATCGTCGAGGTACTGTCTTCCTTCCCGTCAATCGTCGTCGGTTTGTTCGGACTTCTGGTTATCGTCAACCGCTTCGGCCTCGGGCTGTCGCTGATGTCCGGCGCGCTCGCGCTGACGGTGTTCAACCTGCCGCTCATGGTGCGCATTACCGAGCAGGCGCTGCGCGCCGTGCCGCGCGAGCAGAAGGAAGCAGGCCTCGCGCTCGGACTGTCCCGCTGGCGCACGATTACGACGGTCATGCTGCCGATCTCCCTGCCCGCTATCGTTACGGGCACGATTCTCGCCGCAGGCCGCGTATTCGGCGAAGCCGCCGCGCTGCTGTTCACGGCAGGCATGAGCTCGCCGCGCCTCGACTTCACGGACTGGAATCCGCTGCACCACACGTCGCCGCTCAACCCGTTCCGTCCGGCAGAGACGCTCGCCGTGCACATCTGGAAGGTGAACAGCGAAGGCCTCGCGCCGGACGCCGCGCAGATCGCTGCAGGCGCATCTGCCGTCCTCGTCATCACCGTGCTGCTCTTCAATCTGGGCGCCCGCTGGTTTGGACGCGCGCTGTACCGCAAGCTGACGGCGGGACGCTAA
- the phoU gene encoding phosphate signaling complex protein PhoU: protein MTARREFDIGLVQLQNMLVEMGDRVEKALGDAMQALEGLNGTLAQRIVKADPELNRLEERIADLGSKLIATQQPVAKDLRRILVALKISSDLERMGDLSVDIAKVAIRLEGQSLIKPLVDLPRMASLAQGMIGESIRSYIDENVDLAYKMAKDDDMIDALYSQILRELFEMAGENQKNVGQAMNLCFVGRYIERIADHATNIGENVVFLVVGTRPDLNQ, encoded by the coding sequence ATGACGGCGAGAAGGGAATTTGATATCGGTCTCGTGCAATTGCAGAACATGCTTGTAGAAATGGGCGACAGAGTGGAGAAGGCGCTTGGCGACGCCATGCAGGCGCTGGAGGGCTTGAACGGGACGCTGGCGCAGCGCATCGTCAAAGCCGATCCGGAGCTGAACAGGCTCGAGGAGCGCATCGCCGACCTGGGGTCCAAGCTGATCGCTACGCAGCAGCCTGTGGCGAAGGATCTGCGCCGCATCCTCGTGGCGCTCAAGATCTCCTCGGATCTGGAGCGGATGGGCGATCTGTCCGTCGACATCGCCAAAGTCGCAATCCGGCTGGAGGGCCAATCGCTGATTAAGCCGCTCGTGGACTTGCCGCGCATGGCATCGCTGGCGCAAGGAATGATCGGGGAGTCGATCCGGTCCTACATCGACGAGAACGTGGATCTGGCTTACAAAATGGCCAAGGACGACGACATGATCGACGCTTTGTACTCACAAATTTTGCGCGAGCTGTTCGAAATGGCCGGCGAGAATCAGAAGAACGTCGGACAAGCGATGAACCTTTGCTTTGTCGGACGCTACATCGAGCGGATCGCGGATCATGCGACGAACATCGGCGAGAACGTCGTCTTCCTCGTCGTCGGTACGCGGCCTGACTTGAATCAGTAA